The following coding sequences are from one Cygnus olor isolate bCygOlo1 chromosome 2, bCygOlo1.pri.v2, whole genome shotgun sequence window:
- the GMNN gene encoding geminin isoform X2, translating into MNSKMKQKLNADKSSGSLQKYFTDAACSAAPRQTLKMIQPSAKGCLVGRGKEKSSVKRKLWNNKFTSSTCKAEVPVDKEQENENIDDVIQAVDLIKKSPSSQYWKEVAEERRKALYEVLQENEKLHKEIEQKDGEIARLKEENEELMSLAEHVHYMTSMIERLTGQETDNLETLKSLALEESKQEYEEFNPGDDADSTSEEGPLQESCGLRKSISDSTSSEANY; encoded by the exons ATGaattccaaaatgaaacaaaagttGAATGCGGACAAGTCATCAGGATCTTTGCAG aaatacttcacAGACGCTGCATGCAGTGCTGCCCCAAGACAGACTCTTAAAATGATTCAGCCTTCAGCAAAAGGTTGCCTGGTTGGCAGAGGTAAAGAG AAATCTTCAGTCAAAAGGAAACTCTGGAATAACAAGTTTACTTCCTCAACTTGTAAAGCTGAGGTGCCTGTGGACAAAGAGCAAGAAAACGAAAATATAGATGATGTCATTCAAGCCGTAGATCTCATTAAAA AAAGTCCTTCATCTCAATACTGGAAAGAAGTGgctgaggaaaggaggaaggctCTGTATGAAGttcttcaagaaaatgaaaag TTGCACAAAGAAATTGAACAAAAAGATGGTGAAATCGCCCGCCTAAAGGAAGAGAACGAAGAACTAATGTCACTGGCTGAACATGTGCATTATATGACCAGCATGATTGAG AGGTTAACAGGGCAAGAAACCGACAATCTCGAGACATTGAAAAGTCTGGCTTTAGAGGAATCCAAACAAGAATATGAAGAATTTAACCCAGGAGATGATGCAGACAGTACTTCTGAAGAAGGGCCATTGCAAGAATCATGTGGTTTAAGGAAGAGTATATCAGACAGTACTTCAAGTGAAGCGAATTACTGA
- the GMNN gene encoding geminin isoform X1, with protein MNSKMKQKLNADKSSGSLQKYFTDAACSAAPRQTLKMIQPSAKGCLVGRGKEKKSSVKRKLWNNKFTSSTCKAEVPVDKEQENENIDDVIQAVDLIKKSPSSQYWKEVAEERRKALYEVLQENEKLHKEIEQKDGEIARLKEENEELMSLAEHVHYMTSMIERLTGQETDNLETLKSLALEESKQEYEEFNPGDDADSTSEEGPLQESCGLRKSISDSTSSEANY; from the exons ATGaattccaaaatgaaacaaaagttGAATGCGGACAAGTCATCAGGATCTTTGCAG aaatacttcacAGACGCTGCATGCAGTGCTGCCCCAAGACAGACTCTTAAAATGATTCAGCCTTCAGCAAAAGGTTGCCTGGTTGGCAGAGGTAAAGAG AAGAAATCTTCAGTCAAAAGGAAACTCTGGAATAACAAGTTTACTTCCTCAACTTGTAAAGCTGAGGTGCCTGTGGACAAAGAGCAAGAAAACGAAAATATAGATGATGTCATTCAAGCCGTAGATCTCATTAAAA AAAGTCCTTCATCTCAATACTGGAAAGAAGTGgctgaggaaaggaggaaggctCTGTATGAAGttcttcaagaaaatgaaaag TTGCACAAAGAAATTGAACAAAAAGATGGTGAAATCGCCCGCCTAAAGGAAGAGAACGAAGAACTAATGTCACTGGCTGAACATGTGCATTATATGACCAGCATGATTGAG AGGTTAACAGGGCAAGAAACCGACAATCTCGAGACATTGAAAAGTCTGGCTTTAGAGGAATCCAAACAAGAATATGAAGAATTTAACCCAGGAGATGATGCAGACAGTACTTCTGAAGAAGGGCCATTGCAAGAATCATGTGGTTTAAGGAAGAGTATATCAGACAGTACTTCAAGTGAAGCGAATTACTGA